In one Nocardioides sp. NBC_00368 genomic region, the following are encoded:
- a CDS encoding VOC family protein, protein MPVTGPDFISLQARDLDASQAFYERYLGLVRSPAGPPHAVVFETKPIAFALREVIAGTDLESVAQPGIGAAIWLHATEVQAIHDRLVTDGHTIVSAPIDGPFGRTFTFADPDGYQITLHDRA, encoded by the coding sequence ATGCCCGTCACTGGCCCCGACTTCATCTCACTGCAGGCCCGCGATCTCGACGCCTCGCAGGCGTTCTACGAGCGCTATCTCGGCCTCGTTCGCTCGCCGGCCGGGCCTCCGCATGCCGTCGTCTTCGAGACCAAGCCGATCGCGTTCGCTCTCCGCGAGGTGATTGCTGGCACCGACCTCGAGTCCGTCGCCCAGCCCGGCATCGGCGCCGCCATCTGGCTCCACGCCACCGAGGTGCAGGCCATCCACGACAGGCTCGTCACCGACGGCCACACCATCGTGTCCGCTCCGATCGACGGGCCTTTCGGCCGGACCTTCACCTTCGCCGATCCCGACGGCTACCAGATCACCCTCCACGACCGCGCCTGA
- a CDS encoding MarR family winged helix-turn-helix transcriptional regulator — MSQDGVDLDKSLGYLLKEASSALRTAMEEVLRPLGMSITHYACLELLAQRPGLSNSELARGAFVTRQTMNVLLRSLEQEGDVTRPAEAPVGKVLPTRLTPRGRRRLEKATAAVRSVEVRMLAGMTPADQAEAFRILQDMIHSLRDRSVSG; from the coding sequence ATGAGTCAAGACGGCGTCGATCTGGACAAGTCGCTCGGCTACCTGCTGAAGGAGGCGTCGAGCGCCCTCCGTACCGCCATGGAGGAGGTGCTGCGACCGCTCGGCATGAGCATCACCCACTACGCCTGTCTGGAGCTGTTGGCCCAGCGACCGGGCCTGTCGAACTCTGAGCTCGCTCGCGGCGCCTTCGTGACGCGGCAGACGATGAACGTGCTGCTCCGGTCCCTCGAGCAAGAAGGCGATGTCACCAGACCCGCCGAGGCGCCCGTCGGAAAGGTCCTGCCGACACGGCTCACTCCGCGTGGCCGACGGAGGCTGGAGAAGGCGACCGCGGCGGTGCGGTCCGTCGAGGTCAGGATGCTCGCCGGTATGACGCCGGCCGATCAGGCGGAAGCCTTCCGGATCCTGCAGGACATGATCCACTC